The genomic interval TCGCACAAATCGTGAGGCCAAAAGCGTGGGGTAATCTTTTTTCATGAGGGTTGTTTTATAGGCAAAAGTGCGGGCATTGGCACGTAGCAAAAGTGACGAAAATGAGAGCCCCCTGGTTGCCTTTGCCTTTTGTGGCCCATTTTTAGCTTCCGCTGCCGTAAGCGTAGACCTTGTTCTTTCCAGGTGCGCGAGAGGGTTTGTTTCCCGAGTGTCTTTTCTCCCTTTGCCTAGGAGCTACGAATGATCACAAAGGGCCCCGCGTACGGATGAACGCCGAGCAAAGATTATACCACTGGGACAGCCTTCCGCAAAAGGGCCAGGAAGGAACCCGCCGGGCAAAAGTTGGATCGTATCCAATCAAGCAAAAAGTCAAGCAACCTGGCTGGATTACGGCGATAGGCTGGTACGGTCCGCAGACAGAGCCTACCCTTGTCGAGGGGGATATGGCTCGCCGGTTTTGCCCTTTCCCTAGTCTTTAGCGTCTTTGCTGGGAGCGCCGAGCAGAGAAAGAAGCAAGGGACAGGCGACACTTTCCCTTTTTTCCTGGCAGCGGGACAGCAAGCTTTGGAGCGCCGAAGCGATCCGCGAAAGATCATTCAATCGGTCTTGAACTTCCTTGAGTTTGTCGGTGGCAATCCTTTGGGCTTTCCGGCACTCCATGCCCTCGGCCAGTTGTAAGAGCACCCGAATCTCTTCAAGCTTAAACCCCAATCGTTGGGCACGCTTGATGAAGGAAAGGCGCTCGAGATGGCGACTATCGTAATGACGGATTCCTCCATAGGGTTTGGGAGGTCGCCGTAAAAGACCTTTTCGCTCGTAGAAGCGAATCGTTTCCACGCCCACCCCCGAGGCTTGGGCCAATTGTCCGATTTTCATGGGGATAGACCGAAAGCTTTGTTGAAACCGTACTTAAGTACGGAAGTAAAAAAAGAAAAGAACCAGTTTGTCGAGCGACATGGAAAATCTTGGTGAGGATCGAAGGCGGACGTCCCCGGGAGGACTTTGGTGGCTGGGGGCAAGCGTACTTGCGGCGCTGGCGTCCGCTGGGTGTTGCCTTGGGCCCCTAGTGGTTGCTTTCCTAGGGATTGGTGGGGCTTGGGTCAGTACTCTGGGCAGGTTTGAGGCCTTACGCCCGTTCCTTTTGGGGGCTGCCTTTTTGGGTCTTGGTATTGCTTACGTACGGCTTTTCCGGACAGGTGCTTGTAGCAGCGCGGTGGACGGTTCCTGTGGGAACTCCGGCCAGCCACGCTGGGCACGGATCGTTTTTTGGATTTTGGCAGGGGTAGTTGTGCTGGCGGCACTTTTTCCCTGGATGATGTCTTTGTGGAGCTAGGGGGTTCGAGAAAAGAGAGCGGGAAAGGAAGATATGACCGGCAGGACCATAAAAAAGTGGGTGGGCGTTTTGGGAATCCTGGCATTTGGCGTAGGCGGCTCTGGATGCTGCTGCAAGGCGAAAGGAGAAACCGAAACTTCGGTGCCACAGGGCCTACCGCCCAAAAGAGTTGTTCTCATCGTTCCGAGTGTTGGTTGTGGTGCTTGTCGGCTTGCGATCCGAAAGGTACTGGGAACAGTTCCTGGGATCCGCTCGTTTACTTTTTCGGAGGGAAATCGAATCCATCTCGAGCTTGATCCCGGCCCAAAGATCCTGGCTTTGACTCTCGACCGTCTTTCAAAGGCGGGCTATTCCGCCAAGGTCGATTCCCAAGAGTCTCATAAGGGAGGACCATGAAGGAGGATCGGTCATTTCGGGGAGAGATCCAGCTGCAAGGACTTCATTGTCCGAGCTGTGGGGATCGGGTCAAACAGTCTCTTCTCATGCTTCCCGGTGTTTTGGAAGCAGAGGTTGATTGGGAAAAAGGGCAGGCTTGGGTTCGTTCCCAGCGCAAGCCAGCCAAGGAGGAAGTTCAGGCGCTCTTGGCATCAGCGGGGTACGATCTGGTTGGGTGGCGGATCGAAGAAGTGCGCTCTTGGGAAAGGGAAGAACATTCTTCCGAGGGAAGTCCCAGGGTTATTGTGATTGGGACGGGCGCTGCTGGGGTGGCCGGCGCGATTACGGCAGCCGAGTTGGGTGCTTCGGTCACGCTCGTAGAATCCTCGGTGCTTGGCGGAACCTGCGTTAATGTTGGGTGTATCCCTTCCAAAATTCTTCTTCAGATCGCTGAGGTTCTCCACGTAGCTCGATCCCACCCGTTTGAAGGATTGTCGCGGGTAGAACTTGCCCTTGAAGCGCCAAAGCTGTGGAACCAGCTCAAAGACCGAATACGGGAACTACGAGAGGCGAAGTACCAACGAGTTTTATCTGCCTATCCTACGATTCGATTGATTTACGGGAGAGCAAGATTGGAGAGTCCTCAAAAAGTCCGGGTGGAGGGTCCCAAAGGGGAGGAGTGGCTGGAGGCGGATCGCATTTTGGTGGCCACGGGGTCCTCACCGGCTATTCCTCGGATTCCAGGGCTTTTGGAGACCCCTTTTTGGACGTCCACGGAAGCCTTGGAAGCCGGGAGGATTCCCGAAGACTTGATCGTTCTCGGAGGTTCCGCAGTAGGTCTTGAGCTAGGGCAAGCGTTTGCACGGCTAGGTTCTCGAGTGACCATTCTCGAGTGGCAGGATCGAATTCTTCCCGCGGAAGATCCAGAAATCAGTGAAACTCTCCGGAGGATCCTTGAAAAGCGGGAGGGAATCTCTGTGCTGACTTCGTTCCGAGCCAATCGTGTTAGCTGGAAGGAAAACCGGTTCTGGCTGGAAGACGAAACGGGAAAGAGGCTCACGGCGGAAAGCCTTCTGGTAGCCACGGGCCGCAAACCCAACACGGAGGGTCTGGGTCTGGAGAAGCTGGGTGTCAAAACAGACGCTCGCGGTGCGATCCTTGTCAATGAATCACTCCAGACTTCGGTGGATGGGATTTATGCAGCCGGGGATTGTACGAACCTTCCGCAACTGGTCTATGTGGGAGCCGCCAGTGGAACGAAAGCAGCGCTTCATATGATGGGGAAAGAGGCGAAGCTCGATCTGTCCATCGTTCCGGTAGTGGTGTTTACAGATCCACAAGTAGGTACTGTCGGTTGGACAGAGGCGGCGGCAAGAGCCAAGGGATGGGACGTCGAATCCCGAAGTCTTCCTTTGGATCAGGTGCCTCGAGCTTTGGTCAACTTTCAAACCGATGGGTTCATCAAACTGGTAAGCGATCGGAGAACGGGTAGGCTTCTTGGGGGCCAAATCATAGCTCCTTTGGCTGGCGATCTGATTGCCGCTTTGGCGATTGCTCTTCGCAAGGAAATGACATGGCAAGAGCTGGCGGGTGGCCTTTGTCCTTATTTGGTGATGGCCGAGGGGCTCAAACTTTGTGCACAAACTTTCCAGAAAGATGTGGCTAGGCTCTCCTGCTGCGCGGGCTAGGAAGCCCTTTAGGGGACAGAGAGGTCCGGTGGCATTTTCGAGACCTAAGAGAGTTGACCGGGACGGAAGACGGCCACGCTCGATCGGAATGTTCGAGCAGCTGGGTAACCCAATGCCGAACGAGCACTCCCGGGATGGCTAGGCCTACATGCTCGACCGCCTGACCGCCCACCTTGGCCAAGCAGATCCCAACGAGCCGTCCTTCAAGGTCAACCACCGGCGCTCCGCTGTTGCCTGGGTTGACAGCCGCATCCAACTGAACGAAGTAAAACGGCCGCTGCCCCGAGAGACGGATTCGTTGCACATTCGACGAAAGGATCCCTCGAGATACCGTTTGTCGGACACCCAGGCTTCCACCAATTACCAGGACGGTTTGTCCAAGCACATTGGGCGAGATCCGATCCAAGGAGAACAGAGGAAGTTCTTTCGGCAGCCGAGCTCGAAGAAGGGCAAGATCCCAGTCTGGATCCACAGCCACAAGCTCTGCGGGAAGTTGTTGCCCATTCCGTAAAAGGACCAGGGGTGGAACTTTGGGGGTTGCAGTTTGAACCAGATGCGCGCAGGTCAAAATGTAACCTCGGCGTGACACGACAATCCCTACGCCCTGCCCGCTTGGTTCGACCTTTCCCAGGCCGAGAAACCCCCCTGCTTTTCGGCTACGAACGCCAACCACGGATGGAAGAGTCATTCGAATCGCCCGGACTACGGGTTCATCCAGCGGATGAAGAGCCCATAGGGGAGAAGGAAGCCCAAGAAGCAAGGACAAGCAGGTGACGAAAACCTTGCGCAGCTTCATGGAGATCTCTTGTTAGAAGCTTTTCCTCCTTCTTTTTTTCTTTGGAGGCAAGCTTTTGCTGCCGCTTCAAGAGTGAGGATGATCCTTCGAAGAAAGGAAAAAGGCCACGTTGTCCCAATCGCGCGTGGGCCCGTTGGGCTTAGAGCCCCCCATGGCAGGAGAGCCCAAAGGCGGATCCTCTGCAAATTCTAAAGCCTTGGCTCAGCTAAGAATTTTGCGTGCCTGTTGCCGGAAGCCCGTCTCCTTCCCGAACGGAAAAAAGGCCGACCTAAGGGATCGAAGAAAGGCGAGCGTGCGAGGGGAGGGAAGCTTTGCATCATTCGATTGGTTCTTTTGGGCTTTCCGCCTACCAGAGGGAACGCGACTGAAAACGGCTGCGAGAGAACGTATCCGGTTCGATCCCGAAAAAGCCCAATGGATCTGCAAAAGAGAGTCCTTAGTTCCGCAAGTTCGAGCTGGTCAATGACTCAATAAGGCGGCCAACCTCGAGCTCCTAGGTTGCTTGTGAAAAGACGTTTGGCCTGCGTTCTATGAGCGCTGGAGAGCCTCTACTTGAGCGATTGCTTGGCAAAGGGAGCCATTCTCCGTGGAAACGTTTTTTGCGAAAAAGGCAATGAGAGAGTGGAGGGACGCGGACCAGAAGGCTTCTCCAGGATCATTGTGCTTTACAAGTCTGCGAGCTCATATCTCGGAGAAGCTTTCATTCTGAAAAGGGGCAAAAGCCGAGTGGGAAATCCCCGGCGCTGCGTCTGCTTTTCCATTGGTTTTTCGGTCGGGATGGGCCACGATAGAGGACCCTCGCTGCGACCAACTCAACCCATGGTCCCAGCGAAAAGAAGCTGGTAGGAAGCTTCCGGCTTCACAGGTGTTGGAAAGAAACCGGAGAGTGTCATGGGTTTTATCTTCGATCTTGATGGAACTCTAGTGGATAGCGTCTACCACCACGTTCTTTGCTGGCACCAGGCCTTGCTCACATATGGAATTGAACTGTCCATCTGGCGGATTCATCGCAAGATTGGTATGAGCGGAGGCCTGTTGAGCCAGGCACTTTTACGTGAAACCGGCCGGGTACTAGATGGATCTCTGCTAGCCCAGCTCCAAAAACTCCATGTGGAAGCCTATCGCTTACGGTTGGGAGAGATCCGGCCCCTGCCAGGGTCTGTGCAACTCTTGCGCCACCTTACTCAAGAAGGGATTCCTTGGGCCATTGCTACAAGTGGTGTCCGGGAGACGACCCTTCCCCTTCTGGAACGTTTAGGTGTGGATGGCTCCGTACCGTTGGTGACGAGGGAAGATGTTACTCATGCGAAACCCGATCCGGACCTCTTTCTAGAAGCTGCTCGTCGTATCGGGATTCCGCCGGAGGAGGTAGTGATCGTTGGGGATAGCGTCTGGGATCTTCTGGCTGCCCGGCGAGCACGCTCGTTAGGCGTAGGGGTTCTTTCAGGAGGATACGGTCGAGATGAACTGGAGCGGGCTGGGGCGTTTCGTGTTTATGAAGACCCTGCGGATCTCCTCCGGCATTTGGACGAGCTTGGCGTACGAGTTTTTTCCTGAAACGATCGCTTTTACCAGAACCAAGCAGCGCCAGAGGTTGGAAAGCATGAAGCAAACCTTTGGATCTTCCCAAACGCCAACTGGCTCCAAGACGATGGAACGCATCCGAAAACGCTTTCTTTGAGGGTCTCAAACGTATCGCGCCTTGCACGGCTAGTGTGCACTCGTTTCCTTGGTCGCAAAAGCTCGCTGAGAAAGGAAAAGTTGTCGTGGCTCACAAGCGCGCGAACCACCGTTTCCCTCCCGTTAGCACGTGTGTGTGCGGGATAACCCGAGGTCGCGAGCCTCTTTGCCTCTCGCGCTCTTGCAGGGGTTGGATCTTTCCCTCCCACAGCCGCTACCAAGGAAACCACTTGAGAGCTAACTCTGGTTTTCCCGTGCTATCGAAGTCCAAATCTCCACCAGGGGTCCTGAGGGCCCGTAAAGAGGATCGCTCTTAGGGATCGGAACCTCTCCGAGGTGAGCGAGTACCACGGGTAGCTCCCCTGGATCACCCAACCGTAGATCCCAGGATCTTCCTTCAGGGTAGGCCCCTAGCACTCGAAAATCTCGGGTTCCGTGGATGTATGCGTGAGCAACACCTGCCGGTAACACCAGGACATCACCCGTTTCACATAGGAAACTTTTTCCCGCAGGCCCTCCCAGACGAAGCCGGGCTTCGCCGGCAATCACCGCGAGTACCTCATGGGTCGTTGAATGAAAATGGTCGAAAGGGTAGACGCCGTTTATCCATGCACCGCGCCAACCGTGGGAGTAAAAAAGCTCCTCTACGGCGTCAGGATCTCCTTTGAGCGACCGAAGCGCTTTGGGGTAATAGAGGACAGGTAAGCGGCTATTGGGAAATCCCCCGTAGGGAGAAAGCCATATTTCGATCGGCCGCTCGTGATCCATTTGGGAAACTTTATTCAACCCAGATCGGGAATCAGCCCTGCGAGCTTTTCCAGGGTGGAAGGAGCTGTTGAACCTTTTCCCTTCACCCTATCTACGAAAGTATCTTTTATAAGTCAGGCTCCATGCACAAGCTATCCTTCCAAGCAACCCTTCTGGGCTTCGAAGCTATGCGCGAAAAACTTCTTTTTTCACTTGGAACATTTCTCCTTTTGATTCTCTGGCTTTTTCCTTTTCCTGCAACCGCCTCTTCTCCTCCCTCGGAGGTTAATCTCCGGGTGATGATGGTACCACCCGGCCGGTACGGACGACACATCGAATTTCCCCTCCACGCCCGCTACATCACGATCCACTCCACGGACAACCCAAACGCCACTGCTTATCAACATGCTGTGGGAATGGCTCATGGCCGTTTTCGAGCAAAAAGCCGCTGGAATCGAACTGGCTACCTTACGTGGCATTTCACCGTAGATGATCAGGAAGCCATCCAATCTCTCCCTCTAACGATTCAGGGGGAGCATGCAGACCATGACGGTCCGGGAAATCGAACCAGTATAGGAATTGAAATCTGCGAGTTTCGTAACCCTGTTCGCCAGGCCAAGGCCATTGATCGAGCAGCAAAACTTACGGCATGGCTTATGCGCGAAGAAGACATACCCCTCGATCATGTGGTACCGCATTGGTACTGGCCCCAGTGGCACTTTCACGGATACCGCAAAAATTGCCCGCGTATCCTTTTGGAACACGGCCGTCCGGGTCGAAGATGGGAAGCCTTTCTCCAACGGATTGCTGCCTATTACCGCCGGTACTATGGCACGGACGATCGAATTGCCAGTAGATCCCAACTGCTTCCAGAACATTGAAAACTCTTGCTCGGCCAGGGAGGCCCGTTCAACCCCCAGGACGAGGGAAGGTCATCGATCGAAGGCAAGCCGGCGCCTGGAAAGAAAACCAGGAGTTTAGCGCGGATGTCGGCGTTTCAGAGAGCGGAAGCGCCGGGAAGTCATTTTCAAACCCGCTCAACGAGCATCGGCTACACGGGCCGCTGGGAAGCTTGCTTAGATGCTTTCGGCCCAGCAACATGCCCCTCGTTCTCTGGCGTTGCCGTCAGGTGAGGTTGCGCTTGTACTAGTGCCAAGGTAGTTCGACTGCTGGCTTAGCCTATTAGGAAGATTTCCGATGGGATCCGTTCTCTTCGAGTGACGACGATAGAATGTGGCGTGGCGAAAAGCATATCAGGATGGCGCACAGCGTCCAGCAGACGGTCGCCTATAGGCAGACCGCGTCAACTCCGAGCACTCCAAATGCCGCTCTTAAAACCATGAACAACCACTGTTCTAGCAGGATAGATGATCATCCACCACGCCGGCTGCATAGCGCTGTCGGCGCTTTACGCGCCGAGGTCTCATCGGCAAATGCCCAGATGGCGCCCATGCCTGCACTTTTGCGGACAGAACCGCCGGAGGCGGTCGGTTGCCTCCTGAGCGGGCGTTTGCTACATGAGCTACCGCGAGTCTTCGTCGAACATCCGCCATAGAAACGACCATACGCGCTTCGCCCAGTTGCTTGCGCGTAGGGCAAAAGTGATATGGCTGCCGTCGGGGGTCGGCAGGGTAGCGTCCCGGAGCGATGGGTGCTGGGGATCGACCGAATCTTCTGCGCGCGACACCATGAGGCCGCGCTCTGGTAAGAACTCGGGTCATGACGGTGCGTGTAGTGGTCCATGTCGATCAGGGAAGTGTCGGGCGGGTTAACCCCAATCGGCTCGACCCCGGCCTGAAAAAAAAGCCCGACTTGAGCAATCGCGATCGCCTTGGCGTAGGCAAAGAAAAGAGCGAGTGGGCTCAGGCGGCGTCCACCGGCTTGAGCTTGCGGCTTCCGCCCTGGGGGAGATCCAACCGCTCGATCACAAGAAGCTTGCCCCCTTGGGGGGAGGCTCAGGCGATTTTTCTGCACGCATCCGTAAAAATCCCTTTTTGGCTTGCCCTGGCTCTTGCCGTAGAGATTGAGTCCAGTCCGGCAATGTGTATGAGATTACTCAACCGATCCGTTTCGGCCACCGCCGGGTAATCCCCGTTGAGGTCAATGCCGACCGGCCCGCCGAGTCGGTGGCGTCACCACGGAAAGTGGCCGCGTCTGAATACCCACAAACAGCCGTCACCTTTTCCGGTCCCGCACGAAGTGAGGGCTCGCCGCGGATTCCTCCCTCTGGTAGGCGGACTTCCCTGTTTGTGTTTGCGCTGTGACGATCTGGCCGGTGGGAAGGGCCGACCGGATCGTCTCCTCTCCGTAGACCAAGCGCACGCCTTTTAGTATCAGGTACTTGCTCGAACCCTCCCTTCCGTTCCGCAGCCGCAACCGCAGCTGCAAGCTGCTGTCCTGGGTCGACGGCAGCTTGGCAGGAGTGGTTGCCCGGGCTCTTATCCTTGGAGCCCAAGATAAAGAGCTAGCTGCTCCGCTGTACCTCTGAATTCTTTTCCCAGTCTGCATGGCTTGCGCATCTGTTTTCTCCAACGACAATGGCCCGCACAAAAGATGCCGCAATCGAAGGAGAGCCCGAGCCCGGACGGACTCCCGATCGGCCAGAAGCGCATCGAGTGTCGGGCCGCAGAATGGCCAGCCGCCGCTTCTTCTGATGCAAGACGGCCCACGCCGGCCCCTTCGCCTCCAGCCTGGCGATTGCCGTTAGAGTCCCGGGTGGTGGTGTAAATTCCCCTGGGCCCTAGGGCCCAGGGCTGGCAGGCCTTGACGAAAGGGGCCACCGGCA from Candidatus Methylacidithermus pantelleriae carries:
- a CDS encoding S1C family serine protease, with product MKLRKVFVTCLSLLLGLPSPLWALHPLDEPVVRAIRMTLPSVVGVRSRKAGGFLGLGKVEPSGQGVGIVVSRRGYILTCAHLVQTATPKVPPLVLLRNGQQLPAELVAVDPDWDLALLRARLPKELPLFSLDRISPNVLGQTVLVIGGSLGVRQTVSRGILSSNVQRIRLSGQRPFYFVQLDAAVNPGNSGAPVVDLEGRLVGICLAKVGGQAVEHVGLAIPGVLVRHWVTQLLEHSDRAWPSSVPVNSLRSRKCHRTSLSPKGLPSPRSRRA
- a CDS encoding peptidoglycan recognition protein family protein, translated to MHKLSFQATLLGFEAMREKLLFSLGTFLLLILWLFPFPATASSPPSEVNLRVMMVPPGRYGRHIEFPLHARYITIHSTDNPNATAYQHAVGMAHGRFRAKSRWNRTGYLTWHFTVDDQEAIQSLPLTIQGEHADHDGPGNRTSIGIEICEFRNPVRQAKAIDRAAKLTAWLMREEDIPLDHVVPHWYWPQWHFHGYRKNCPRILLEHGRPGRRWEAFLQRIAAYYRRYYGTDDRIASRSQLLPEH
- a CDS encoding MerR family transcriptional regulator, with product MKIGQLAQASGVGVETIRFYERKGLLRRPPKPYGGIRHYDSRHLERLSFIKRAQRLGFKLEEIRVLLQLAEGMECRKAQRIATDKLKEVQDRLNDLSRIASALQSLLSRCQEKRESVACPLLLSLLGAPSKDAKD
- a CDS encoding HAD family hydrolase, which produces MGFIFDLDGTLVDSVYHHVLCWHQALLTYGIELSIWRIHRKIGMSGGLLSQALLRETGRVLDGSLLAQLQKLHVEAYRLRLGEIRPLPGSVQLLRHLTQEGIPWAIATSGVRETTLPLLERLGVDGSVPLVTREDVTHAKPDPDLFLEAARRIGIPPEEVVIVGDSVWDLLAARRARSLGVGVLSGGYGRDELERAGAFRVYEDPADLLRHLDELGVRVFS
- a CDS encoding cupin domain-containing protein; amino-acid sequence: MDHERPIEIWLSPYGGFPNSRLPVLYYPKALRSLKGDPDAVEELFYSHGWRGAWINGVYPFDHFHSTTHEVLAVIAGEARLRLGGPAGKSFLCETGDVLVLPAGVAHAYIHGTRDFRVLGAYPEGRSWDLRLGDPGELPVVLAHLGEVPIPKSDPLYGPSGPLVEIWTSIARENQS
- the merA gene encoding mercury(II) reductase, which produces MKEDRSFRGEIQLQGLHCPSCGDRVKQSLLMLPGVLEAEVDWEKGQAWVRSQRKPAKEEVQALLASAGYDLVGWRIEEVRSWEREEHSSEGSPRVIVIGTGAAGVAGAITAAELGASVTLVESSVLGGTCVNVGCIPSKILLQIAEVLHVARSHPFEGLSRVELALEAPKLWNQLKDRIRELREAKYQRVLSAYPTIRLIYGRARLESPQKVRVEGPKGEEWLEADRILVATGSSPAIPRIPGLLETPFWTSTEALEAGRIPEDLIVLGGSAVGLELGQAFARLGSRVTILEWQDRILPAEDPEISETLRRILEKREGISVLTSFRANRVSWKENRFWLEDETGKRLTAESLLVATGRKPNTEGLGLEKLGVKTDARGAILVNESLQTSVDGIYAAGDCTNLPQLVYVGAASGTKAALHMMGKEAKLDLSIVPVVVFTDPQVGTVGWTEAAARAKGWDVESRSLPLDQVPRALVNFQTDGFIKLVSDRRTGRLLGGQIIAPLAGDLIAALAIALRKEMTWQELAGGLCPYLVMAEGLKLCAQTFQKDVARLSCCAG
- a CDS encoding mercuric transporter MerT family protein — its product is MSSDMENLGEDRRRTSPGGLWWLGASVLAALASAGCCLGPLVVAFLGIGGAWVSTLGRFEALRPFLLGAAFLGLGIAYVRLFRTGACSSAVDGSCGNSGQPRWARIVFWILAGVVVLAALFPWMMSLWS